The sequence ATATAAAGTTACTTCAACTGCTCAGTTATTACTACGTGCTTTAGAATCTTTAAAGTGGGATTATGGGAGCAGTGCTGATTATTCAAAATGGGAAATAATATGTTGGGTGGGTTCCTTAAATAATCTCTGCTTATCACGATTGTAgactggaaagattttttttaaagggagatGCAAAATTATTTGTTGCAATAAACCTGTTCTGTGCTTCAACTGATTTTTATAATTTCAgtttaatatggaaaaaatcttgtgttttttttctagctgcAAATGGAGTGGTGCTGGCAACTGAGAAGAAGCAGAAATCCATCCTTTATGATGAAAGGAGTGTTCACAAAGTAGAACCAATTACCAAACATATAGGTTTAGTGTATAGCGGTATGGGTCCAGATTACAGgtatatattaaagaaaaaaattgcttggtCATCATTTAGATACATTTCTCTAAGTGTATAGCATAATATTATGTTGTGTTACACCGTGTATGAAATTTACGTAGTATTTAAGGTCACTATATGAATTTCCTTGGCAAATACACTTATATCTAAAAAATGAATGTGGAATGAATAGCAATGTAATTCAACCTTAGTTTCAATTGAAGTACTTCAGAGATTACCCAAGATAAAGATAACCCAATATGATCTATGTTTTCGTACATTGGTTTTATGTCAGATGTGTAATTTCTTAGCATaatatttattatgatttttcaGTTCTAATTGTAACAAAGAGTTGGATTTTTTGATataataattttgtctttgtttttagaGTACTTGTGCACAGAGCCCGGAAGCTGGCCCAGCAATATTACTTGGTTTATCATGAGCCCATTCCAACAGCTCAGCTAGTACAAAGAATTGCTTCTGTGATGCAGGAATATACACAGTCTGGGTATGTGGTTCTCTGAAGTTTGTTTGGAAAGATTGGGTTGTTTTGCTGGAGAATGCTCACAGAAAATGTGCAGGTGGGAGGAGCGCTAACAGACTGAGTGAGATAGTCATCGTATCTTGAACACAGGCATTCTGACTAGTCGGTCATGATCACAGCTCTGGGTTGTTGGGAGGCCTGTGGGGGAAGGTTAACGCATCCAGTTGCTGTTCACTGagtaaaattataaattttatgTGCCAACTGTCAGGCATttattgttgtattttattttttttttcctgtagaggTGTTCGCCCATTTGGTGTATCACTGCTAATATGTGGCTGGAATGAGGGGCGGCCCTATTTATTTCAGTCAGATCCATCTGTAAGTATCTAACATCGGTAAAGTCTACTATTCGTATATGACATCTAAAACTTTGTATGTGCTTATGAAATACTTTCTGTGATGAGAAGAATGTGGAACAGGAAGAACAGATTCCTTATCCCAATTTCAGGAGTCGTGAAGTAGAATCATTCTTAGGTGTTGGGGTCAAGCCTGGAATTCTGGCCACTGTGCCAAAGGAAATAGAGGAATGTAGGAAGTGGGTACCATCTGTTCATTCTGAGTCTCCATGTTCTGAACTGCATGAGGAATAGCAGCAGTTTCTGAAAGAGAGCCCCATCCCTTTTCATCCTTTCCCACCTAAATAAGTTTATTTACTGGGTTAgaacattacaaataaaatttaccCTTTGATGCCTCCGAGTTATAACACtttacatcaaaataaaaaattggttGCTCTACTGATGCTTGATAAGTTTCAGAAATTTGAGCTGTTACATGATGTTaaatgtaaaaagcaaaatgcagttaCCTTGTGTAATCATCTTGATTGAGGCATAGAGCTCTTGATGGTCTTTGTGCAATAGGAGAGAATAGGAGTGATGGCTAAATATGTAAGGTAGATAAACCAGATGTAAACAAGTTGTTCACATTATttagtcttttttaaaaaattaaaaaaaaaatgggtgaGCCTAAGGAAAGAACTGACTGCTCATGCTCAAGTGTGAGCATATGTTTTTGTTCAAGGAATTACACTATGCGAAGACCTTACTAAGTCCATCTTTCAAAGCAGTGTGGAAGGATGAAAATAGGTGGGACTCTATACAAATGTTTTATACGTTTTCATAGTATGTTTCCATATCAAATTTGTCTGAATGTGACCTAAAGTAATGTCATACATTGTCATAACATCCAATATTTTCATAAttgcttctatttcttttaCCAAGTAGTCAAATGTGGTTTTGATTGAGTTACAGAGAACAATTCAAtggatttgttgtttttacagGGAGCTTATTTTGCTTGGAAAGCAACAGCAATGGGAAAAAATTATGTCAATGGGAAAACATTCCTTGAGAAAAGGTAATATATTTGATACTTGTTTAAAAAGATACTACCTGTTTTGTTCATATTCCAGGTAAAACAGATGAACCAAAAAAAacgtaattttaaaatatcagaacaaagtttaaaaatatttaaaatgcgATGCTTCTAATTTCCTTATTTAAATATGCACGtgaaattttctttatataaacTTTTGTgtgtataataaaataatccactgcagaaaacagaatacTAGCATATTTGCAGAACAAGTAGTGAAATAGATTAACCTTCAAAAtcattatttgtaatttttaaaataacagtacTTTCCAATACTATTTGCATGAAAAATTTAGCAATCTTTGGATTTTTAGAGGCTCTGGGCTTACTGTCCCATGTTGAAATACATGATGATCTTTTTACAGATACAACGAAGATTTGGAGCTTGAAGATGCCATTCATACAGCTATCTTAACACTAAAGGTTAGCAAAATAGTTAAGAAACGTGTTTCTTACTGTTACGACATCACTGCTGTGATTCACTGAactgtatttcctttcacagGAGAGCTTTGAAGGGCAAATGACAGAAGACAACATTGAAGTTGGCATCTGTAACGAAGCTGGTTTTAGGAGGCTAACTCCAACTGAGGTTAAGGACTACTTGGCTGCAATAGCCTAGTAGGAACCAAGCAAGACTGTGTGAATTCACACAAAGgtctttttaattttggctccttaaatgtttttgtttgcagtttttgCATACTTATTTCTACATGGTTTGTctggacagatttttttaaatatcatggGTACAAATGCAAGGATCCTAATATTGTAATACACGGAATCTTATTACAGGTAATTCTTTCCCTTGATATATGGAATATTTGTACACAAAATACTgtacaaaatgtaaatgaacACTCAGAAAGATTGAAGAATAAAATTTGAAGGCCACTGTTCTGGGGGAAGGTGTCTGTGTGTCTTTTTAATCACAGTTTATGAACATAAAGATGAGGTTTTGATATCTTTATCACTGAGGAAACAATTCTCCACATACTAGCCATCATGAACTGGTATTAGACCTTCttttaa comes from Aythya fuligula isolate bAytFul2 chromosome 2, bAytFul2.pri, whole genome shotgun sequence and encodes:
- the PSMA2 gene encoding proteasome subunit alpha type-2, which codes for MAERGYSFSLTTFSPSGKLVQIEYALAAVAAGAPSVGIKAANGVVLATEKKQKSILYDERSVHKVEPITKHIGLVYSGMGPDYRVLVHRARKLAQQYYLVYHEPIPTAQLVQRIASVMQEYTQSGGVRPFGVSLLICGWNEGRPYLFQSDPSGAYFAWKATAMGKNYVNGKTFLEKRYNEDLELEDAIHTAILTLKESFEGQMTEDNIEVGICNEAGFRRLTPTEVKDYLAAIA